The Pedobacter mucosus genome window below encodes:
- a CDS encoding DUF1573 domain-containing protein, which produces MKQIIILIISALSLVACRNANNQIGDTSSSVSVGNDTTKSNVAPADAPIIVFENTIYDFKKIMQGEKVQHDFKLKNNGKSPLIILNATATCGCTIPETPKAPIMPGKSGVIKVVFNSEGKSGLQDKVVTITSNANPKISTVHLVGEVLEKK; this is translated from the coding sequence ATGAAACAAATAATTATTCTTATTATTTCTGCATTATCATTAGTTGCTTGCCGAAATGCAAACAATCAAATAGGTGATACAAGTTCAAGTGTTTCAGTTGGAAATGATACTACAAAATCAAATGTTGCTCCGGCAGATGCACCCATCATTGTATTTGAAAATACTATTTATGATTTTAAAAAGATTATGCAGGGTGAGAAAGTTCAACATGATTTCAAACTAAAAAACAATGGTAAAAGTCCGTTAATCATTTTAAATGCAACGGCAACATGTGGCTGCACCATTCCAGAAACACCTAAAGCACCAATTATGCCTGGAAAATCTGGTGTAATTAAAGTGGTTTTCAATAGTGAAGGAAAATCGGGATTGCAGGATAAAGTGGTAACTATTACTTCGAATGCAAATCCAAAAATCAGTACCGTTCATTTGGTTGGAGAAGTGCTAGAAAAGAAATAA
- the yajC gene encoding preprotein translocase subunit YajC codes for MTLTVILQAAGGSSMLSTIVPMVLIMVVFYFFMIRPQVKKAKDHKKLVAELGRGDKIITTAGIHGKIIDLNETTFLIEVESGAKIRFDKSAVSLDATKAAVAPKV; via the coding sequence ATGACATTAACAGTAATTTTGCAAGCAGCGGGTGGTAGTAGCATGTTAAGTACAATTGTACCAATGGTATTAATTATGGTAGTTTTCTACTTTTTTATGATTCGCCCTCAGGTTAAAAAGGCTAAAGACCATAAAAAGTTAGTAGCAGAATTAGGTAGAGGAGATAAAATTATAACCACTGCAGGTATCCATGGAAAAATTATAGATTTAAACGAAACAACTTTCTTAATCGAAGTAGAAAGCGGTGCTAAAATCCGTTTTGATAAATCTGCAGTTTCTTTAGATGCAACAA